From a region of the Mycobacterium sp. SMC-8 genome:
- a CDS encoding NUDIX domain-containing protein, translated as MPKLSAGLLLYRDVDGTLEVLLGHPGGPFWTRKDDGAWSIPKGEYTDGEDPWTVAQREFTEELGKPVPAGPRIEFEPVRQPGGKVVTAFAVRADLDLDGTFSNTFTLEWPRGSGAFKELPEIDRVAWFDLATARTKLLKGQRPLLDRLEEAVAR; from the coding sequence GTGCCCAAGCTCAGCGCCGGCCTGCTTCTCTATCGCGACGTCGACGGGACGCTCGAAGTGCTCCTCGGCCACCCGGGCGGGCCGTTCTGGACCCGTAAAGACGACGGTGCCTGGTCGATCCCCAAGGGCGAGTACACCGACGGGGAAGACCCGTGGACCGTCGCTCAGCGCGAGTTCACCGAGGAGCTCGGCAAGCCCGTGCCGGCCGGTCCCCGGATCGAATTCGAGCCGGTGCGCCAGCCGGGCGGAAAGGTGGTCACCGCGTTCGCGGTACGCGCCGACCTCGACCTCGACGGTACGTTCAGTAACACCTTCACCCTCGAATGGCCCAGAGGCTCAGGCGCATTCAAGGAGCTTCCGGAGATCGACCGGGTGGCCTGGTTCGATCTGGCGACGGCCCGCACCAAGCTGTTGAAGGGGCAGCGCCCGCTGCTCGACCGGCTCGAGGAGGCCGTCGCACGCTGA